A genomic window from Triticum urartu cultivar G1812 unplaced genomic scaffold, Tu2.1 TuUngrouped_contig_6588, whole genome shotgun sequence includes:
- the LOC125530826 gene encoding threonine dehydratase 1 biosynthetic, chloroplastic, which translates to ERAAKLSDRLGVSLHIKREDLQPVFSFKLRGAYNMMAKLSREQLNNGVICSSAGNHAQGVALSARKLGCDAVIVMPVTTPEIKWRSVERLGATVVLKGDSYDEAQSYAKLRCEQEGRTFIPPFDHPDIIAGQGTVGMEIVRQLQGPLHAIFVPVGGGGLIAGIAAYVKRVRPEVKIIGVEPSDANAMALSLCHGQRVVLEHVGGFADGVAVKVVGEETFRLCQELVDGIVLVSRDAICASIKDMFEENRNILEPAGALALAGAEAYCKHYGLKGETVVAISSGANMNFDRLRLVTELADVGRKREAVLATFLPEEQGSFKKFAELVGRMNITEFKYRYDSNGKEALVLYSVGIYTDHELKAMVERMESSELKTVNLTDNDLAKDHLRYFIGGRSEVKDELVYRFIFPERPGALMNFLDTLSPRWNISLFHYRAQGESGANVLVGIQVPPEDVGEFRSRADNLGYEYMSEMNNEIYHLLLRSPNKV; encoded by the exons GTGTTTTCATTCAAGTTGAGAGGTGCATATAATATGATGGCAAAGCTCTCCCGAGAGCAGTTGAACAATGGTGTTATCTGCTCCTCTGCTGGAAACCATGCTCAAGGAGTTGCTCTTTCTGCCCGGAAACTGGGCTGTGATGCCGTCATTGTCATGCCTGTGACAACACCAGAAATCAAG TGGCGATCAGTGGAGAGATTGGGTGCGACAGTAGTTCTGAAGGGAGACTCATATGATGAAGCTCAGTCATATGCAAAATTACGGTGTGAACAGGAAGGCCGCACATTCATACCTCCTTTTGACCATCCCGACATCATCGCTGGACAAGGAACTGTTGGCATGGAAATTGTTCGTCAACTGCAAGGTCCATTACATGCAATATTTGTACCTGTGGGAGGTGGTGGATTAATTGCTGGCATTGCTGCCTATGTGAAACGGGTCCGCCCTGAG GTCAAAATAATTGGAGTAGAGCCCTCAGATGCAAATGCCATGGCATTGTCCTTGTGTCATGGCCAGAGGGTCGTGTTAGAACATGTTGGAGGGTTTGCTGATGGTGTAGCTGTCAAAGTTGTTGGGGAGGAGACATTTCGCTTGTGTCAAGAACTTGTAGATGGCATTGTCCTGGTCAGCAGAGATGCTATTTGTGCTTCAATAAAG GATATGTTTGAGGAGAACAGGAATATCCTTGAACCTGCTGGGGCCCTTGCCTTGGCAGGGGCTGAAGCTTACTGCAAACACTATGGTTTGAAAGGGGAAACTGTGGTTGCAATAAGTAGTGGTGCGAATATGAACTTTGATAGACTTAGATTAGTAACTGAGCTTGCTGACGTTGGTCGAAAACGAGAGGCGGTATTAGCTACATTTTTGCCAGAGGAGCAGGGAAGCTTCAAAAAGTTTGCAGAACTG GTTGGCCGGATGAATATTACTGAATTCAAATACAGATATGATTCTAACGGAAAAGAAGCCCTTGTTCTTTACAG TGTTGGCATCTATACTGACCATGAGCTTAAAGCAATGGTGGAACGCATGGAATCATCAGAACTTAAGACTGTGAACCTTACTGACAATGATCTCGCAAAAGACCACCTAAGATACTTT ATTGGAGGCAGGTCAGAAGTAAAAGACGAACTTGTTTACCGGTTTATTTTCCCAGAAAGGCCAGGTGCTCTTATGAATTTTTTGGATACATTGAGCCCCCGATGGAACATCAGCCTTTTCCATTACCGTGCACAG GGCGAAAGCGGAGCAAACGTATTAGTTGGCATACAAGTGCCACCGGAGGACGTCGGTGAATTCAGGAGTCGTGCCGACAATCTTGGGTATGAATACATGTCTGAGATGAACAACGAGATCTATCATCTCCTTTTGCGCAGCCCCAATAAGGTCTGA